In Narcine bancroftii isolate sNarBan1 chromosome 7, sNarBan1.hap1, whole genome shotgun sequence, the sequence gtctacaacgGATGCCAACTCACCAGCTCCACGCAAGGCACTGGAACACCTAAACAGCAAACATGCTCTCTATCAACTAtagtttgacatttaacaccatcatcccctcaaaactgatcagtaatctccaagacctgagactcaacaccccgcTGTGTAActagatccttgatttcctcacctccagaccacaatcactgaggattagtaagaacatctcctccacaatctccatcagtacctgagcaccagagggctgtgttcttagccccctgttctactcactatacaccaacaactgtgtggctcagtatgacaataacaccatctgtaATTGCCAATGAATCCATGGTAGTTAGTGGGATGTTTAAAAAAGGGAATGAGTCAGTAGACagaaggaagattgaaaacttggctgagtggtgcaccaaaaaaaaacttgcacgaaatatcaccaaaaccaagaagctgattgttgacttcaggaagggaaaaccagaggtatacaattcagtgaacatttggggatcagaggtggagagggtgagcaaatttaagttcttgggagtccctagcttggagaatctttcctggactcaacccaccaatggcattgtgaagaaagcacgttagcgcctctacttcctcaggagtttgtagaggtttggtatgacatgtggtggaaagtttgctgaccggcagcatcacagttttgtatgaggacaccaataccactAGGTGTAGAGCAAActaaaaaggtaatggacacagcctagaacatcacaggcaaagccctccccaccatcaagagcatctacaAAGAATGCTGCTGTCAGGGAGCAGCAacaatcttcaaggatccacaccacccagcacatgctctgtttttgctgctgccttcaggaaagaggtataggtgccacaagactcgcaccagcaggttcaggaacagctgttacccctccaccatcagactcctcgataacaaactcaatcagagactcatttaaggactcttacttgtgcactttatttttttattctctttgcattgcacagtcagtttacatttgttaattatttacagttctttatttgtttgcatgtgcacattgtgtcgttttctttgcactaccagtaagtggtaattctgcctcacctgcagtacaaagaatcttagggttttatgcaatgttccctctaaatcagtggttctcaaccttttctttccactcacatacctctttaagtgatccctatgtcatcggtgctctgtgattagtaagggattgcttaaggtgggatgtgagtgggaagggaaggttgagaatcactgctctagacccaattgttactgaaatatttttcttgataaaaattgtcaatggcccatttcctttggagttatgaaaccatgcacataacgagtcaattaggtacgattaaaacagtggttttcaaactttctctttcacccacataccaccttcatcccttactaatcacagagcactgatggcatggagattacttaaagtggtatgtatgtggatagaaaaaggttgagaagcactgctctaatTTTTAGTGGTTAGTGTGTGCAAAattcttatgttgtgcaaattcttttcctgtgacaaaattaTGTCCTCAttgaatgtctttgcaaatgtaaacttgaaattgttttcaCAGTCATTTTGACACAGCCTCTCCcacatggctaataaaactgtattggcatgtttaaactagttaacagaaacactgatacgagcccagaggaccccaaaacccagcaagaatagatattcaccaattcaaaactataaacaaaatttgcttttaattatctttaaacatcaaaacagaatcacattttaacttatcactattaactaatctatcataacccccttctaattctaagtgcatgtgtatgtaatgtatgtgtgagttcagaaaagttgtttggttcacagtccaatctcacttctcattcccccaagttcactggtttcaggcaattcttatactgtgcacagaatttaacttttatgaagttcaccaggctttggtgcttgaaaggtaaatggttactgctcaggaaagttcttgttggttttcagagagagatttgttgttcactggacacccacaactgattccttttaccacttcagtgtcttgctgaagaaactttccccttcagggtcttccagatgataacctctttctttcaggtcaccacagagttcctttttgtttcccttatttcaaatgaaacattaggcagccaatcctctcctcttacatgaaccacaagggctttgacaaggcggaactaagcagtcacaacccatcttccaaatgggggtttccacaagtttgccagcttgtcctgttccagtcccagctcctgCTGACTGTAAATCTGCAGAACTGAAACTGCAGAattgaatccccccccccctctctctctctctctctctctctctctcagagaaaacctgttttactctctctgcttgcaaaactacacgACCCTCTTAAAATagtaagttccactccagacagcctgcggttcTAACAAGTTCATCCATCTGTTGCATttatgtaaacaacaatccattagtgaagtctcttgggcactctccaaagctttagcaaaggctcttggagccagtctgtcaagctccagtattttaaataagatctgttttaaagtgtttgtatgtgatctacactaaaaaaaatcctgccccaatttatcttccaaaagcatatctataatctgtaacaaagctaagagattattttcaacaagtataattattaattactacattatcttaggtaactaaccttttgtgcgcacattaatttcctttgtgcactggttgcaaaatgtgtgttcATGCACACAGTTTAGAGGGCACAGtgcttgtatgtgatgttatactctgcaataaatctgaaatcttagtggattgtatagaaaggggcaatgggtCAGCATCCAGGAGGGattttgaaaacttggctgaacggtgtATTAATGTGTGGATGGCCTTGGTGtaggggttagtgcaatgcctttacagtgccagcgattgggaccagggttcgaatcctgcactgtctgtaaggagtttgtatgctctccccgtgtctgcatgggttttcacctgggtttccagtttcctcccactgtttgaaatgtactgggggtgtaggttaattgagtgtaaattggacggcacggagTCATgtgccgaaagggcttgttaccttgatgtatatttaaatttaacagCAACTTCAcatttaatgtcaccaaaaccaaggagctgatggtggaaaACCAGGacgagaaaaccagaggtgtacgatctagtgatcattgggggatcagaggtggagagggtgagcaaatttaaattcctatctcagaggacctttcccaGATCCAACACACAAACATTATCATAAAGAAAGTGCTTCAgtccctctactttctcaggagcttgtgtaggtttggtatgacatcaaaaactttggcaaacatttacaaatgtgtagtggaaagtgtgttgactggctgcttCATGGGCTGGTATGTAGGCACCAAAATCTCTGAATGGAATGTACTGcaaaggtggtggacactgcccagtacatcacaggcaacgCTTTCTCTCCCATCAAGAAAACCTACATGGAACGCTACCATTGGAGATCAGTAGCAACCATACagagtccacaccacccaggacataatCTGTTCTCGCTGGGCTGTCGTTATGAAAGAGGTCTGGGGGCCACGAGActtggttcaggaacagttgcaccccctccaccatcagacttaaacaacaagctcaatcagcaactcgtttaaggactcttacttggcatattatttattactgaatatttttttcctgtattgcaatttgtttctttgtttgcatttctcacTTTTATATGCATCTcttttccttgagtacagtttacagttactgataaagtaaaaattctgcctggacacaggaaaaagaatttcagggttgacaataaatctaaactttgaactttcTCCATACTCTCCCATCTTTAGTTATTCAACCGGAAAAGAAGCTGTTCATCTTGGATGTTGACGCTGGGGTGGACGATGCCCAGGCAATAATGATGGTTCTGGCCGCACCGAACGTGCATATCCTGGGGATAACCTGCACTCATGGAAACACCAGCCTTGATAATGTGTGTAAGAATGTGCTCCGAGTGCTGAAGCTGTGCAACAAAATGGAGGTAGGTAGTGGCAGGACGCTGGCTGGGACTGGTGCCCCTGTGTTCAGCAACAACTCTTGTTGGTAGGAGATAAGGAACAAATTTATAACCTCTTGAAATTAttcttcaaaatatattttacaatCTCTTGTAAATAATTATGTTGTTTATTTATGCAAGGATAGTTTTGATTAGGTGTTTTCACACTGCAGGTGAGTGGTGACCCTACTTTGTCCCGGGAATTCAGGACCTCCCGGGCCTTTCACATCACggtccaaattcctgggaatttgccctCCCCTGCAATTTAAGGGGGTCCCACCCCAAACTGATGACGCGTTACACACACACAGGAGTAAATGTGATTGCCCGTCTGTCAATTGCCTGCCCGCTCCCTTCCTGCCCGTCCATCAGACTCTTACCCACCTGCTCCCTCCTACCCCCGGCCTTCAGTAGGACAGTTGCCCACCTACTCCCTACCCCCGACTGTCAGTAGATTAGTCACTCGCccacccgctccctccctcccagctGTCGGTAGGTTGCCTACCCGCTCCTTCCCTCCTCCTACCTCCCCCTTCCGTTGGTAGGTTACCCACCCATGCTTCAGGGCTGCTTCGGCATGTTGCGACGGAGGCACAATGCAGAATGAATGGCCGACTTTGTTTcccataatctcccacgcagCTGGATATGCTCTGGCAAAATACAGGTGCTTCATGGATTATGGTTAACGAGGACAGCCATTCATCCTGGATTGTGCTGCCAAAGTGGCCCGCCGTTCTCTGGCGatgtatcttttaattttaaatgcctaCGTGATGCAGCATGTTAGCGCTGACGTCATGAGGcttccctgcttggccatttggctcttcacacTGCAGGGAGAGGGCGGTCGGGAACATTTCCCGAAGCCGTAGCCCTGGACCCATTTAAAATTCCCCGTCCGACCTTTTCACACCTCAGGTTCACGGGTGGGTTCCCAGGAAAGTTTCTGGGGAATCTCCATTTTACAATGCTGTGTGAAATAGCCTATTGATGTAATCATAATCTATAATTTTGAGTTTTAAATTttgggcccttttggcccatgagcccatgccaccctattatacccaattaacctacagcccctggtatgttttgaacagtgggatgaaaccagagcccccagggaaaacccacatagacataggaaaaacatacaaactccttacagacagggtgggtTTAAAGCCCCCGTCCCCAATTGCTTGCActataacagcgttgtgctaactgctacgctatccGTCCCATCCCTTTTACTCAGTTGTTGATTTTATTAAATTTATACATTGCCCAAATAGGACGTGATTGGAACCGTCCATATTGATTCTACATGATATACATAATTTATGATAAGTGCTTTTCTTTATTCctgttttagaaccatagaacattacagcactgaaacagacccttcagccctactagtctgtgccaatccatttttctgcctagacccactaacttgcacccagtccagagccctccatacccctcccatccatgtacctgtccaaattaaatgttaaaattgagcccacattcacctcttcaactggcagctcattccacattcctaccactctccgtgtgaagaagttccccctcacattccccctcaacttttccactttcactcttcacccatgtcctctggtttgtatctcacctcccctccatGGTAAAAGCCTACCTCCATAAGGAATTAATTccaaccccctgccccccccccccccaccccagcaattTCTTTggtttcttccaccttgtctacatgACTGAATGCAGGCAATTGTGCCAGTGGGAACAGAATTACATATCCTCACCCACCTGATGAGGTGATAAAGTCACAGTGAGAAAACGAGAAAGAGGTTGGTTCCTCACCACCAACCCCTTGAGGCTGAGTTTATGACTTTGTTAATGTGTTAATTTGAATGGTGACCAGGAGGGTGGAATACAACTAATTCCTCCTAATTGCCGTTCCAACTCAGATTTTAATTTACATATCACCCTTGTACTGATATGTTTTCTTCCATTGTATAGGCCTTACCAGTCACTGTACATatgaggctggcccgcccactaatgactcatcccttaaGTCTCCTTCCCTCTTGCCCTAGCCACAAAGGTCACGTTACCTCCCCCTTTCTggcagtcctgtacctggatccgggccagccaaagtcttatGCGCATTAAACCCTAGTGTTCCTGCAGCCtatgactctgtggttattgatagagcctatcgaCCTTCAGGGAGAAATTTCAGAAGCCTGATGTCCATCgtctctaggttcaagagcagGTTTTTATCCAATAGCTTTCGGGCTTTTGAACTTCCTTAACATAGCTACACCTTAACAATTCTTCACTGAAGatctgtttctttggcttggcttcgcggacgaagatttatggagggggtaaaagtccacgtcagctgcaggctcgtttgtggctgacaagtccgatgcgggacagacagacacggttgcagcggctgcaggggaaaattggtgggttgggtttgggtgttgggtttttcctcctttgccttttgtcagtgaggtgggctctgcggtcttcttcaaaggaggttgctgcccgccaaactgtgaggcgccaagatgcacggtttgaggcgatatcagcccactggcggtggtcaatgtggcaggcaccaagagatttctttaggcagtccttgtaccttttctttggtgcacctctgtcacagtggccagtggagagctcgccatataacacgatcttgggaaggcgatggtcctccattctggagacgtgacccacccagcgcagctggatcttcagcagcgtggactcgatgctgtcgacctctgccatctcgagtacttcgacgttagggatgaaagcgctccaatggatgttgaggatggagcggagacaacgctggtggaagcgttctaggagccgtaggtgatgccggtagaggacccatgattcggagccgaacaggagtgtgggtatgacaacggctctgtatacgcttatctttgtgaggtttttcagttggttgtttttccagactcttttgtgtagtcttccaaaggcgctatttgacttggcgagtctgttgtctatctcattgtcgatccttgcatctgatgaaatggtgcagccgagataggtaaactggttgaccgttttgagttttgtgtgcccgatggagatgtgggggggctggtagtcatggtggggagctggctgatgtcaTTTGAAGAAATGACAGAACACCATTTTTGCactactgcaactgtgaatatttattttacttttctccctttcatgtttTGTCTTCCTCTTCATACGTTTAATTACCCAAGTTTTTTATGTGCTTAGGAAGGTGCAGCAATAAACTGGATTCATTCATTCAACTCAAACCAAACATGGAAACTGCCTCGATTTTACTGTCCCCTTGTGCTTTACTGGTTAAGAGAGCCGCATGAGCGGGCCTTTGGGAAATCCCATAACCTTTTGTGTATTTTCATTGTTGTTAGTGAGCAATAAACACTTGGTATTTCTAAATAGTTGCCCATATGCATACAGATCCCTGTCTACCGTGGAACAGGCACCTCTATCATGGGTACAGTCTTTCATGACAGTGAATATCATGGGAAAGATGGTTTGGGTGATATTCTGGACCCCGACGCTCCAGGCCTGGAACATATCAAATCCGAACATGCGGTGAATGCCATGATACGGATGGCAAACGAACATCCTGGGCAGGTGAGATGAGCTGATTTGTGAAAAAGCAAGATTTGATGTTCAGCAGTGTCTGTCTTTCGGTTTAGGGGGTGTTTGGCTGAGTTATTAATTGAGGGAAGTGAATGACCAAGGGGGTTGATGCATGGCGATGGTTCTGTTTAAGGCCAATTAGGGCCGAACTTCTTCAGACAAAATGGTCCTAAACTAAAGTTAAGCTGTAAAAATCTAGGGAATCCTGTGCCATGAAGAACATTTTAAAGTTCATTATATGAGAATACATTTTAAGTAACTACCATTTTGGATATTGAGTGATCTCTAATGACAACAAGGTTTGAAAGAATAAATTGTGTCAAAATAAGAAATGCTTGTAAATGTGCTCCAACAATTTAAAATGTCTTACAGTTTTTAATTCCTGTGGTAAATTAAATCTTCATAATAAAATAAACAGAACAATGAATGTTTCATTGCTACAATACTAATTCCCTTCCCTTGTACTTGTAGGTCTCTCTTGTCGCTATAGGACCCCTGACTAACCTAGCCCTGGCTGCCAAAATGGAGCCCACTTTTCCGTCAAAGCTGAAGAATCTGTACATCATGGGCGGAAACATGGAAGGTACGGCCACGACTTGGTTAACTGCTCCACCTGAGCTAACGGCATCGACATCCGTGGCTCATCTTCTGCCTTGCACATTACAGCTTTCTGCATTCAACGTTAAGTTCAATAACCAGATGCTCCAACATTCACATTTCAGACTCCTTTCATGCTCCTTGCAGCTTTTAATAATTTTTCACCCACTCTAGATTTTGTGATCTTGCATTATCTCATCTTTTATCATTTAACCACTCTTGTCTTCCACTCTTGCCACAATTTTGCAAAGTACAAAGGAGGAGCATGACTGGATTTTCTCCACTTGTTTGGACTAATGCAACACCCACAACACTCAAAATGCGCAATTCCATACAAGACAAAGCAGTCCACTTAATTGGCACTACATTAACCACACTGGATGTTCACTGGACCACTTGGCTGCAGTTCACACTGTCCGTACAATGGATTGCAACTATTTTAATGATACCACTCACACTGAAGGACAAAGGCAGCAGGTGCATGGGTCCACCATCTCTTGTAAGTTCCCCTCAAAGTCGCACACCATCCTTGCTTGGAAATACATATATTGCCGGCGCTTCATCATTGCGATGTCTAAAACCCAGAATTCTTTGTCTATGACAACCTTCACCAGAAGAACTACAGTTAAGAAGGCGACTCACCATGTCAGTTAGGGAAAGAGAGGAAATGCTAACCTTGTCAGCCAGATCCTGATAATTAATACTAAAAATTCAATTAATTGCATTTTGTCAATATTTTACACTCAAGGTATAACTCCTGCTGCTTTATTTTCAGCCAAAGGGAATGTGAAAGTCTGCGGTGAGTTTAACTTTGTCACTGACCCAGAGGCAGCCTCCATTGTCCTGAGCCACTACACTTGTCCCACTTACATTGCCACCTTGGAATATTGCCTCCGCCATCGTCTACCCTGGGTAAGCATTCAGGCGCAGTCAGCAATACAGCAAATAACTGCTGCAGCACTTGTAAATGCCATCTTACTGGTAATCTGCAGGGTCAAGGTTGCTAATCCAGGGATATGAATTTGAACCCCACCATGACTTGGTCTTTTCTCGTTGGAGCGACAGAGGATGGGGGTGACCTGATGGAGGGGTACAAGGTGATGAGAGTCATTGaccgtgtggatggccagaggctttttccagtACTGAAATGGATAGCGTgaaggggcatagttttaaggtgcttgagagtaagtacaggggggaaTGTAAGAGGTATGTTTTTCACTTAGAGGGCAAGATGGATGGAATGTGCTGTCCATaagagtggtggaggcaggtacaataagaTCTTTGAAGAGA encodes:
- the LOC138739563 gene encoding nucleoside hydrolase isoform X2 — protein: MEQTVIQPEKKLFILDVDAGVDDAQAIMMVLAAPNVHILGITCTHGNTSLDNVCKNVLRVLKLCNKMEIPVYRGTGTSIMGTVFHDSEYHGKDGLGDILDPDAPGLEHIKSEHAVNAMIRMANEHPGQVSLVAIGPLTNLALAAKMEPTFPSKLKNLYIMGGNMEAKGNVKVCGEFNFVTDPEAASIVLSHYTCPTYIATLEYCLRHRLPWEFYHKWVAHDSEKARFMKKISAHTVEYAQGEKGSKEMQFGSGFVSCDSYGMSAAIDDSVVTEHAQYGVTVELQGSLTRGMMVVDIRDILKLKHKVTIFLKCDVEKFKQQMINALN
- the LOC138739563 gene encoding inosine-uridine preferring nucleoside hydrolase isoform X1, with the protein product MVENQDEKTRGVRSSDHWGIRGGEVIQPEKKLFILDVDAGVDDAQAIMMVLAAPNVHILGITCTHGNTSLDNVCKNVLRVLKLCNKMEIPVYRGTGTSIMGTVFHDSEYHGKDGLGDILDPDAPGLEHIKSEHAVNAMIRMANEHPGQVSLVAIGPLTNLALAAKMEPTFPSKLKNLYIMGGNMEAKGNVKVCGEFNFVTDPEAASIVLSHYTCPTYIATLEYCLRHRLPWEFYHKWVAHDSEKARFMKKISAHTVEYAQGEKGSKEMQFGSGFVSCDSYGMSAAIDDSVVTEHAQYGVTVELQGSLTRGMMVVDIRDILKLKHKVTIFLKCDVEKFKQQMINALN